TCCTGAAAGTCCTTTTCATAAACAAACGGTGGACATTCAGATCAAACAAGGTATGATCAGCGCCATCGCGCACGAAATCGACGCCATCGACGCCGAAGAGCTGATCCTGGAAAACCTGCACATTTCCCGCGGCTGGTTTGACAGCAGCGTGTGTTTTGGCGAACCGGGGTTCGAGGAGCGGGAAACCATCGCAAACGGCCTGCACGTCGCCGGCAAAAGCGGATTCACCGGCATAGCGCTGCAACCCAACACCAGTCCGGTGGTTGACAACCAGGCGCAAATCAGTTTTGTTCTGTCGAAAGCAACCGGCGCCGCCACCGATATTTTCCCGATTGGCGCACTGACCAAGAACAGCGAAGGCAAAGACCTTGCAGAGCTTTTTGACATGACGAATGCAGGAGCAACCGCATTCGGGGATTATGGTAAAAGCCTTGACAACCCTAACCTGCTCAAGATCGCGCTACAGTATGCGCAGGATTTTAATGCCCTTCCGATAGTATTCAATCAGGACAGCAGCCTCAAAGGGAACGGTGTCGCACACGAAGGCATCGTATCGACAAGATTGGGACTGAAAGGGATTCCTGCATTAGCCGAGGAACTGCATGTCGCACGAAACCTTTATGTACTAGAATATACAGGCGGAAAAGTGCACTTCCCGACGATTTCCACAGCAGGGTCTGTGGCATTGATCCGCGAAGCGAAAGCGAAAGGGCTACAGGTGAGTTGCAGCGTGGCGGCACACCATCTGACGATGACCGATGAAAAGCTGGACGGGTTCGATACACGATTTAAAGTATCCCCGCCTCTCAGAAATGAAGAGCACCTTAAAGCATTGATTGAAGGTGTTTTGGATAACACAATCGACATGATAACTTCAGATCATAATCCAATCGATATCGAGCATAAAAAAATGGAATTTGACCTTGCCAAAAACGGCACCATCGGGTTGGAAAG
The nucleotide sequence above comes from Flavobacterium magnum. Encoded proteins:
- a CDS encoding dihydroorotase, coding for MNLIIRKATIIDPESPFHKQTVDIQIKQGMISAIAHEIDAIDAEELILENLHISRGWFDSSVCFGEPGFEERETIANGLHVAGKSGFTGIALQPNTSPVVDNQAQISFVLSKATGAATDIFPIGALTKNSEGKDLAELFDMTNAGATAFGDYGKSLDNPNLLKIALQYAQDFNALPIVFNQDSSLKGNGVAHEGIVSTRLGLKGIPALAEELHVARNLYVLEYTGGKVHFPTISTAGSVALIREAKAKGLQVSCSVAAHHLTMTDEKLDGFDTRFKVSPPLRNEEHLKALIEGVLDNTIDMITSDHNPIDIEHKKMEFDLAKNGTIGLESIFGALMTVLPMEAVVRKLTSGRQFFGKAAEPITEGIAPNITLFNPEGNWTFSKEYILSKSRNSAFLGMPMKGRVYGAINNGKLVI